Below is a window of Brachyspira hampsonii DNA.
ATGAATAAGCCTTTTTAATCGGTCTTCTCCGCCTGTAAGCACCAATACGCAGCCGTCGCCTTCAAACATATAACTAGCAAGCTCTTCTAAAACCTCATCTTCGCTCATAAGCTCATCATAATAATCAGCATATATTGACTTATAGCGATTATCACTATTAATAAGCTCAAACCCAAATACCTCATCGCTTATAACAAAGTTAGTAGATTTCAAAGCCCTTATTCTTTTTAATACATTTTTAGACCTATCAATCTCATAATCCAATACTATTATATCCTTATTATATAACTTGGTATAAGAAAACACGAAAGCCTGCATAAGTTTAAAAGCAACCGCACAGCCTGAAAAATTCTTCGACACAAAACCTGTATTTGAAATTTTAGGATTAAATACCGCATAAGCATTCGGAAGTATCTCCGGTATATCATGATGATCTGTTACTATAATATCTATTGATAAATCCCTTGCAAACTCCACTTCTTCAGCATTAGATATACCGCAGTCAACTGTTATAATAAGGCTTATACCTGAATTGGCATATTCCTCTATAACTGCCTTAGAAAGTCCGTATCCTGTTGTATGATTAGGTACAAATGCCTCAACATTCTTTGTAACCATTTTTAATGTATTGTATATAATAGATGCAGCTGTTATACCGTCTGCATCTTTATCACCATATATTAATATCTTCTCATCATTTTCTATAGCTTCTTTTACTCTGTCTACAAATACATTAATATCCCTTATATTAAAAGGATTAGACAGTGAATATATATCCTGAAAAAAGAAATCATAAATATCTTCTTTTGAAGTTATACCCCTTAATTTTAAAAGTTCTAATATTGATGTATTTAAGTTATTTATATCCATAATTTATCTTTATCACTTATATAATAATTCTAAAATAGTATATTTTATTTATGATATTCTTTCAAGTGCTATATATTTTAATTGAGTTTTTTCGATATTATTATAATATAAAACAATAATATAAAATATAAGGTTTTAATTTATGGCTGAAAAGGATATTAACAATTTTTTTAATAAGGCTTATGATGCTTTTAAAAATAAGAATTATAACTTAGCAATAGAATATTTTTCTGAAGTTATAAAATTAGATTCAACTATTTACGAAGCATACTATAACAGAGCAAATGCAAAAGCAAATATAGATAATGAAAATTCATATAAAAGTGCGGTAGAAGATTATACTTGGGCTTTAAAATTAAATGATAAATTTGCAGCAGCATATTATAACAGAGGAATCATAAACAGAAGTTTAGGTAATACTGAAAATGCTTTGAAAGATTTTGACAAGGCAATAGAGCTTAATTATAATCTTGAAGAGGCTTATTATGTAAGGGCAAATACAAAAGCTAGTTTGAAAGACTATAAAGGCTCTATAGAAGATTATAACAAGGCTATTGAAGTTTATCCTCATTTCGCTGATGCTTATTATAATAGGGCTTTATCTAAAAATGCACTTGGAGAATATAAAGAAGCTATAAAAGATTATGACAAAGCAATAGAATATAATTCTCACTTTATTGATGCATACAATAATAGGGGAAATGTAAAAGAAAAACTTGGCAATTATAATGAAGCTATAGATGATTATACAAATGCAATTCATATCAACAGAGAGTTTGCAGATGGGTATTTCAACAGAGCAAATGCTAAATTTCATATAAAAGATTATAAAGGTGCTGTAGAAGACTTTGATGAATTAATAAAGATTGCTCCAAATTATTTAAAAGCATATTTAAATAGAGGAATAATTGCTATGACTATGGAAGCATATCAGGAGGCTATTAAAGACTTTGATAAAGTGATAGAATTAGATCCGAATATTGCCGATGCATATTATAATAAAGCAGTAGCTCTTAATCATTTAGGAATATATGATGAGGCTATACTTTATTATGATCAAGCTATAAAATTAAATCCTGATTATTCTGAAAGCTATTTCAACAGAGGAATTTCAAAATCAAAAACGGCATATACAAAAAAAGACAAAATAAACAAAGATGAATACAATAAACTAATAAAAGAATCTGAAGATGATTTTGATAAAGCATATGATTTAGCTAATGAGCATATAAAGAATATCATTTCTGAAGGTCTTAAAAAATTATCTTTTCTTAATATGGAAGCTGCTGAAAATTTCTGTAAAAAGCATAATATTAATTGAAAATTGATTATGATGCTTTAAACTTAAAAAAATCTTGGGTGGGTGCTAATAAATTCTAATTTAACAATAAAAAAATAATGATTTTGATTGCAGATTAAAATTATAAATATATAGGGTGGGCAAATGTAATTAAACTTTAAAACTTAATTACATACCCCGCCCTTTATATTTAAAAGCTATATTTACAATTAAGAAATTTATTAATATTTAAAGTTTAAATTATAAAAGCATGCCCGCCCAAGTTTTATTTAAGTAAATAAACTTTATTTATTATTTAATTCATTCAAAACCTCATGATAAGTTTCTAAAACTTCTGATACCTGTAAACTTCTCCACTCTTTTAATTTATTTTCTCTTTTATATTTTAAAAATATTTTATTTCCTACAAAAATAACATGATTATTAGAATAATGAATATTCAAAGAATAACTTAATCTATTTAAACGCATAGACTCTGACCTTAATGCCTTTTTTATAATATAGAAAGGACATTTTACTTTTACCATAAATCCTTTGCTGTCTTCAAAAACCACTCCCTCATAGTCTATAGAAAAATCATCAGTATATTTATTAATCATTTCTTCTATATATTTATTATAATTATCTTTTGGAGCTTCAAATATTTCTATTCTCTCTTTAACTTTGAATTGCTCTGTTATTTCTTTGCTTGATAGTTCTTCATAAGAAAGTTTTCTGAAACTCTCTTCATTATATATAATATCAAGCAAAATCAAAAACGATTCATCATAAACAATAGGATGAGAAGAATCTTCTAAGTGTATGCATTCAAAAACAAATGTAGTATTATTTTTTTTACAGTATTCTTTAATAAAATTTTTATTTTCTTTCGTTAATAAACTTTCTGCCCAATAGGTCATTTTAGTATTAATAGAGCTTTTAGTAGCAAATATTAACTCATCTCTAGTTTTATCTAAAAATACCAAAAATAAATATCCATTATATTTTTTGTATACACTTACAGGAAACTCTATATTTTTCTCTAAACTTTTTAATTTAGTTTCATTAACTTCATCATAATTAAAAAATTTATCATAACTTCTTCCTGCAATTTCATTTGTTTCATTATATCTGTATAATCCTCTAGCCTTAATAGTCTGTTCATTCCATAATCTTTTATAAAATACCCTATCTGAAAAATTAGTAGAATAAACTGTATCATAGTATTTATGACGAACAAGATTATCATCTGTTTTTGCTTTGTCAAATAGATTTTATATTTCTCTGTCATTCTTATAACTCTCAATAGATAAATCTTTTAAATTAAGAATAATTAAATCCTCTCCATATTCCACAGAGTTTTCTATACAATATGCATTATCATTTATTTTGCATAACTTGTCTTCCAATTCTTCCTGAAGCACATTTCTATGACCGAATATCTGAATAATATCATTGTGATTTTCTTTAAATCTGTTTCCTACTTCTATATAAGATTTATAACTGTCATCATCTTCTTTATATCCGTAAGTTATAATACCATTCAAGAGAGAAGCCGGTATATGATCATACATTTTATCTATACCAGAATGATTAATAAAAAATTTCTTTCCATTAAAAGTGAAAAAATAATAAAGTCTGAACTTCTTATAAAAATTTCTTATTTTCTTTTTATAATTATTTAATTCGCTTTCATTTAATATTTTTTCTCCTGTAATATTATTGCTGTCATCTTTTATTTGTTTGGTTATGGTAAATGATTTTTTTATTTCCTTATATGTTGTTTTATAAAAATCCTGACTTGTAACTTTTATGTCATTAGCAAAGAAATTCAAATTCACATCATGATTGCCTTCGATAAAATAAACATTACTTTCAATATCATTATTAAGAAAATAATCAAGTAATTCTTTTGATTTAGAGCCTCTGTCTATTAAATCGCCTACGAATATATAAGCAGTTTTTTTATCTTGAAAATAATTCTCTTTTTTTAAAAATTTTTTAAATACATCATATTCGCCATGCAAATCTGGTATTACTTTTATATTATCATATTTTTCAAACTCTTTTTCATTTAAATAAAAACTGTCCCATTTTGAAGCCTCAAGCAATGCAGTTTCAGCACTGTCATAATCCGAAGCCTTATAAATATTAGCTCCAGACAATTTAAAATCTTTCATACGCATAAAAAAGTCTTTTATAACTTCTTCTGATATATTATTTCCAACTTCTCTATTTCTTACATTATCAATGCATTCTTTAAGAGATACATTATCAAATAAAACAGCAGCTATTCTGTATCCGTATTTTTTGGCAAGCTCTGTAATACTCTTCAAATTAAAAAGCCCAGTACTGTCTAATATAGTAAATAGCCCCAAACGAAATCTATTTTCTAATATGCTTAATATTAAATTATTCCAAATATAAGAATTGTCTTTTTCAGAAATAGAAAGCCCATTTTCTCCATCTGGAAAAATACCTGAATATAATATTCTTAAACTATCAGAACTTACACTGTAATTTTCAAGTTTAGCTTTTTTTATTGTGTAAGTTTTACCGCTTCCCTGAGCTCCTACTGTTATAATTAATACTTTCAATTTAAACCTCTTTTAATCATTAAACTATTTTTTTATTATTTAAGTTTATCATAAATATCATAAAAATATCTTATAGAAGATACAATTTTTTTGTTTTTGCACATCTCAAAATATTTTTCTCTGTCTACTATCATAGCTTCACTTACTTCATTTTCCTGCAAAATTAAATTTTCTAATTTTACATCTCTTCTAAACATAAAGGCATCTATTATAGTTTTTGAACGCTCCAGTATAAAAGAAGTTAAAAATATACCTTCTTCTTTTTCAAATGACAAACCAATCTCCTCTTTAATCTCTCTTATAGCTCCTTCAATACTGCTTTCCCCAGTAAGTATAGAGCCTTCTGTACATTCCCATTTATTAGGACATATTTTTTTACTTTTGTGCCTTTTAGTCATTATAACTTCATCATTACTATTTACCACCCAAGCATGTATAACTATATGATATTCATTTTTTCTTAAAGGAAGTCCCCTTTGATGAATGCGTCCTGTTTTTTGCTTGTTTCTATTATAAACGTCCCAAATCTCTGTCATAGTATTTTCCATAAATAAATTAAATAATAATTCTTGATAATAAAAAAGCCCCCTTAAAAAGACTTATTTTTTAAGAAGGCTTTCATAAGTTATCGGACTTTTATATTATAAAATTTATAATATAAATTTCAAGGCTCTTAATATCTCATAATAGTCATTATTTTCAAAAACTACAGTGGTATCATTAATTTTTTTAGCATTAGGATAGAATGATACTTTATGAGCATATCCATGTTCTTTATAGCAAACTTCAAGTTTAAAATGATTAGGAAGTTTTAATAATTTGCCCTTAAAATCCTGACTTAATGCTTCTTTAGTCTTTTCTTTAATCATTTTTACCATTAAATTTGGAGAATAATTAATAGTAGAATATCCTATACCCTCTTTTACAGGAAGTGTTATTAAATTGGGGTGATTAGGATTCATCTTCATAGCTTCTTCACATAATCCTTTATCGCCAGACAAAAATACTGTAGGAACTTTCCTATAGGCTGCAGCATAACTAAAAAACATAAACTCGCTTGCCAAAACTTCATTAAGTTTCACATATACATTTCTATTATTCATAGTATGCGAAAGAGGATTATTGCCGATTGAA
It encodes the following:
- a CDS encoding tetratricopeptide repeat protein, whose product is MAEKDINNFFNKAYDAFKNKNYNLAIEYFSEVIKLDSTIYEAYYNRANAKANIDNENSYKSAVEDYTWALKLNDKFAAAYYNRGIINRSLGNTENALKDFDKAIELNYNLEEAYYVRANTKASLKDYKGSIEDYNKAIEVYPHFADAYYNRALSKNALGEYKEAIKDYDKAIEYNSHFIDAYNNRGNVKEKLGNYNEAIDDYTNAIHINREFADGYFNRANAKFHIKDYKGAVEDFDELIKIAPNYLKAYLNRGIIAMTMEAYQEAIKDFDKVIELDPNIADAYYNKAVALNHLGIYDEAILYYDQAIKLNPDYSESYFNRGISKSKTAYTKKDKINKDEYNKLIKESEDDFDKAYDLANEHIKNIISEGLKKLSFLNMEAAENFCKKHNIN
- a CDS encoding T4 RnlA family RNA ligase, which gives rise to MKARGLYRYNETNEIAGRSYDKFFNYDEVNETKLKSLEKNIEFPVSVYKKYNGYLFLVFLDKTRDELIFATKSSINTKMTYWAESLLTKENKNFIKEYCKKNNTTFVFECIHLEDSSHPIVYDESFLILLDIIYNEESFRKLSYEELSSKEITEQFKVKERIEIFEAPKDNYNKYIEEMINKYTDDFSIDYEGVVFEDSKGFMVKVKCPFYIIKKALRSESMRLNRLSYSLNIHYSNNHVIFVGNKIFLKYKRENKLKEWRSLQVSEVLETYHEVLNELNNK
- a CDS encoding metallophosphoesterase, which encodes MKVLIITVGAQGSGKTYTIKKAKLENYSVSSDSLRILYSGIFPDGENGLSISEKDNSYIWNNLILSILENRFRLGLFTILDSTGLFNLKSITELAKKYGYRIAAVLFDNVSLKECIDNVRNREVGNNISEEVIKDFFMRMKDFKLSGANIYKASDYDSAETALLEASKWDSFYLNEKEFEKYDNIKVIPDLHGEYDVFKKFLKKENYFQDKKTAYIFVGDLIDRGSKSKELLDYFLNNDIESNVYFIEGNHDVNLNFFANDIKVTSQDFYKTTYKEIKKSFTITKQIKDDSNNITGEKILNESELNNYKKKIRNFYKKFRLYYFFTFNGKKFFINHSGIDKMYDHIPASLLNGIITYGYKEDDDSYKSYIEVGNRFKENHNDIIQIFGHRNVLQEELEDKLCKINDNAYCIENSVEYGEDLIILNLKDLSIESYKNDREI
- a CDS encoding NUDIX hydrolase, which encodes MTEIWDVYNRNKQKTGRIHQRGLPLRKNEYHIVIHAWVVNSNDEVIMTKRHKSKKICPNKWECTEGSILTGESSIEGAIREIKEEIGLSFEKEEGIFLTSFILERSKTIIDAFMFRRDVKLENLILQENEVSEAMIVDREKYFEMCKNKKIVSSIRYFYDIYDKLK
- a CDS encoding M55 family metallopeptidase: MKVFISADIEGITTTTQWPDTDAGSLTYKEHTLQMTKEVNAACEGAIAAGAKEIFVKDAHDSAMNIDQTALPECVKIHRRWSGDPYSMVEGIDDSFDAAMFIGYHNAASIGNNPLSHTMNNRNVYVKLNEVLASEFMFFSYAAAYRKVPTVFLSGDKGLCEEAMKMNPNHPNLITLPVKEGIGYSTINYSPNLMVKMIKEKTKEALSQDFKGKLLKLPNHFKLEVCYKEHGYAHKVSFYPNAKKINDTTVVFENNDYYEILRALKFIL